The Schistocerca nitens isolate TAMUIC-IGC-003100 chromosome 6, iqSchNite1.1, whole genome shotgun sequence DNA segment GGGTAGGTGCTGGGAACTAGCACCTGTGGCAAGCCACTTGCTTATGCACCTTTGATACGCTGCTGCCATTCCCAGTGTTCCGATGCTGTACGTTGCCTCCACATTGCTTCTGGCGACATGCTCTGGAGGGGTGTAGAATCTGGTCCTTTGGTGCAAGCCAGCTAGGAAGCTGTCACACGTTGTCCTTCGTAGATCTTTCTCTGAAGCCATTGGCCGCACCACACAAATGGACTGTTTACTGCCTCTAATGGCTGAAATTCCTCTACCACTTTGCCCCTCTGCCAGGCCTTGAGGTATGAGCCCAAAGGCCTGTCAGGGTAGGTCAGTCTGCGAGTATGGAGTGTACGCTGATCTACCTTTGACCTTCAACCTCAGCGATGCACCTCTATGCACATTTTTGCAACCCACTCTCATGCTACCAACACAACTTCTCCAGCAGCGTTTGTTCCTTGCAGGAGTCGCTTGTGTTGCCACACCTCTGCTGGAATGCTGTGACCAGTATGGGCCTTATAGAGGACCAGCTTGTGGCGGCGCGTACTGGCATAGTGAAGGTCCAAGTTGCGGCGGCGTGTACTGGACCAGTGGAGGTCCAGCTTGCAGTAGCGCGTACTGGCCCAATGGAGGTCCAGGTTGAAGTGGCAGGTATGGGTCTGGTGGAGGTCCAAGTTTCCCTGGCAGGAATATGCCATACAAAGCTCGGGGTTTACCCGATGGGTACGCACCATGTAAAGCTCCAGGTTTACCCAGTGGGTCCGCGCCATGCAAAGCTCCAGGTTTCCCTGGTGGGTGCGGGCCATGCAAAGCTCCAGGTTTATCCAGCGGGACCGCGCCATGCAAAGCCCCAGGTTTCCCTGGTGTGTACGCGCCATGCCAAGCTCCAGGTTTACCTGGCAGGTATGCGCCATGTAAAGCTCCAGGT contains these protein-coding regions:
- the LOC126263390 gene encoding calcium-binding protein P-like, encoding MYPPGKPGALHGAYLPGKPGALHGGYKSSKLGALDGGFPLGRPGALHGAYLPGKPGAWHGAYTPGKPGALHGAVPLDKPGALHGPHPPGKPGALHGADPLGKPGALHGAYPSGKPRALYGIFLPGKLGPPPDPYLPLQPGPPLGQYALLQAGPPLVQYTPPQLGPSLCQYAPPQAGPL